A DNA window from Halomicrobium mukohataei DSM 12286 contains the following coding sequences:
- a CDS encoding ABC transporter substrate-binding protein — protein MQSDDPLGRRDFLRAAGAGAVTVTLAGCAGDDGDDETPTEGGDEQMETDEAATTAEGDDGGDDTAGDQTLVYARGDHPENYDPQQTTSGEVAKVTNQIFDTLIQFAAGSGGELEAGLATDYSLEGTTATLTLREDVTFHSGEPFTAEDFEATFRRFTDPEYDYYLGDANRSGYGPFTLGNWIESVDASQDGELTIELSQRYAPFLRNLAMFAAAVLSKAQIESFDASPDAQVGLGTEPIGTGPFAFDQLDNPNDRIRLTANESFWGPGPNVGSVVFKTISENSTRVQDVINGASHVTDNLDSDGFQRADSSDTATLLRKNGINVGYMAMNMERMEPFRDRRVRRAVSLAVNTEAIVNQIYQGFATQASQPLPPDVLGHNDGLDPYPTDKDEARSLLEEAGYGDGFEFELATFSNPRGYNPSPVQTANQVRSDLQDIGLSVEINQFSDFGPYLDYTDQGRHDACFLGWYTDNADPDNFLYVLLDPQVPLDDVPDGQDWISFDTDGYNTLNVSAWANTEYMELVREAQSTYDTNERDTMYQEANKLAHDEAPWVFVDYAETLRAINEAVVEDTYTVSSVGGPYLNTVELQ, from the coding sequence ATGCAGTCTGACGATCCACTCGGACGACGCGACTTCCTCAGGGCGGCCGGTGCTGGTGCCGTCACGGTAACGCTCGCCGGCTGTGCCGGCGACGACGGTGACGACGAGACGCCGACAGAGGGCGGCGACGAACAGATGGAGACCGACGAGGCCGCGACCACCGCCGAAGGTGACGACGGCGGCGACGACACTGCCGGCGACCAGACGCTCGTCTACGCCCGTGGGGACCACCCGGAGAACTACGACCCCCAGCAGACCACGAGCGGCGAGGTCGCGAAGGTGACGAACCAGATCTTCGACACGCTGATCCAGTTCGCCGCCGGCAGCGGGGGCGAACTGGAAGCCGGACTCGCGACCGACTACTCGCTGGAGGGGACGACGGCGACGCTCACGCTTCGGGAGGACGTGACCTTCCACAGCGGTGAGCCGTTCACCGCCGAGGACTTCGAGGCGACCTTCCGGCGCTTTACCGATCCCGAATACGACTACTACCTCGGCGACGCCAACCGATCCGGATACGGCCCCTTCACGCTCGGCAACTGGATCGAATCGGTCGACGCCAGCCAGGACGGCGAACTGACGATCGAACTGAGCCAGCGCTACGCGCCCTTCCTGCGCAACCTCGCGATGTTCGCGGCGGCGGTGCTCTCGAAGGCCCAGATCGAGAGCTTCGACGCGAGCCCGGACGCGCAGGTCGGGCTCGGCACCGAACCGATCGGGACCGGCCCCTTCGCGTTCGACCAGCTGGACAACCCCAACGACCGGATCCGCCTGACGGCCAACGAGTCGTTCTGGGGTCCCGGTCCGAACGTCGGCTCTGTCGTCTTCAAGACCATCTCCGAGAACAGCACGCGCGTTCAGGACGTGATCAACGGCGCGTCACACGTCACCGACAACCTCGACTCCGACGGCTTCCAGCGGGCCGACAGCAGCGACACGGCGACGCTGCTGCGCAAGAACGGAATCAACGTCGGCTACATGGCGATGAACATGGAACGGATGGAGCCGTTCCGGGATCGCCGAGTCCGGCGTGCGGTCTCGCTCGCGGTCAACACCGAGGCCATCGTCAACCAGATCTACCAGGGCTTTGCCACCCAGGCCTCCCAGCCGCTGCCGCCGGACGTGCTGGGACACAACGACGGTCTCGATCCCTACCCGACGGACAAAGACGAGGCCCGGTCGCTGCTGGAGGAAGCGGGCTACGGCGACGGCTTCGAGTTCGAGCTAGCGACGTTCTCGAACCCGCGCGGTTACAACCCCAGTCCGGTCCAGACGGCCAACCAGGTCCGTTCCGATCTGCAGGACATCGGTCTCTCTGTCGAGATCAACCAGTTCTCGGACTTCGGCCCCTATCTCGATTACACCGACCAGGGCCGCCACGACGCCTGCTTCCTCGGGTGGTACACAGACAACGCCGATCCCGACAACTTCCTCTACGTCCTGCTCGACCCACAGGTCCCGCTCGACGACGTTCCGGACGGACAGGACTGGATCAGCTTCGACACTGACGGGTACAACACGCTGAACGTCTCGGCGTGGGCCAACACCGAGTACATGGAACTGGTCCGGGAGGCTCAGTCGACCTACGACACGAACGAGCGCGATACGATGTACCAGGAGGCCAACAAGCTCGCCCACGACGAGGCTCCGTGGGTGTTCGTCGACTACGCCGAGACGCTTCGAGCGATCAACGAGGCCGTCGTCGAGGACACCTACACGGTGAGCTCCGTCGGCGGACCGTACCTCAACACCGTCGAACTGCAGTAA
- a CDS encoding ABC transporter ATP-binding protein → MRDLLTLSNLQTHFETERGTVHAVDGIDLSVRAGETLGLVGESGSGKSVTALSAMRIVDEPGFLAGGDVHFGAVETVDRLARQYPRGVATADHDGYLHLDAVDLDRSRLPDGVDRSLDDDELARRFVRSEPATALGPVGSTGEHETDRGTTPSGTGSDSAQLRTAPVTIRDGYVDLRAAPERVLRDVRGGDMGMIFQDPMTSLNPALTVGQQIAESLLLHRYGRQRSDSWVNALREILPVVGGNAVTGRVREDVLELLDAVGIPEPTTRIDEYPYEFSGGMRQRVLIAIALACRPKLLIADEPTTALDVTIQAQILDLIDDLQAELGMAVLFITHDLGVVAETCDRVAVMYAGEIVEEGPVGEIFHNPSHPYTYTLLESIPRADTERLTPIGGSVPSLIDMPEGCHFAPRCPWATDDCRRGEIPYLQHGPEGVDHRSKCIFESFDADAYGGDADGVAASETTRTDRTLVEIDGLKKHFSRAEDLFDKYLGRVPDAVRAVDGVSLDVYEGETLGLVGESGCGKSTTGRTILRLLEPTDGTVLFAGDDLAGLDSDALRGKRRDMQMIFQDPLSSLDPRMTVRQTITEPLQIHDLPDADDERSKRQQRRERVEELVAAVGLDVAQLDRYPHELSGGQRQRVGIARALAVDPDFIVCDEPVSALDVSVQAQIINLLEDLQGEFGLTYLFIAHDLSVVRHICDRIAVMYLGEIVEVADTPALFDDPKHPYTKSLLSAIPVADPDADSDRVILKGDVPSPIDPPSGCRFHTRCPSVIPPEDIEIEQATFREVMDYRQRVENERIDLDAAWDAAAGETSATVADGGRPHERASRSAFKSALFEDLFEHPPTGRNREVVAESFEHLATEDWDGAETVLRDRFESVCERSHPELGDRAHPAACHLVENGDIDRS, encoded by the coding sequence ATGCGCGACCTCCTCACGCTCTCGAATCTCCAGACCCACTTCGAGACCGAACGGGGCACGGTACACGCCGTCGACGGGATCGATCTGTCCGTCCGTGCGGGCGAAACGCTCGGACTGGTCGGTGAGTCCGGGTCGGGCAAGTCCGTGACGGCGCTGTCGGCCATGCGGATCGTCGACGAGCCCGGCTTTCTCGCCGGTGGCGACGTGCACTTCGGTGCGGTCGAGACAGTCGACCGTCTCGCACGACAGTATCCCCGCGGCGTCGCGACGGCCGACCACGACGGCTATCTCCACCTCGACGCGGTCGATCTCGATCGGTCGCGACTCCCCGACGGCGTCGATCGATCGCTCGACGACGACGAACTGGCCCGGCGGTTCGTCCGGAGCGAGCCGGCGACAGCACTCGGGCCGGTCGGTTCGACCGGAGAGCACGAGACCGACCGCGGAACGACGCCCTCCGGGACTGGATCTGACTCCGCCCAGCTGCGGACGGCTCCGGTCACGATCCGGGACGGCTACGTCGATCTCCGGGCCGCCCCCGAGCGGGTGCTCCGCGACGTGCGGGGCGGGGACATGGGCATGATCTTTCAGGATCCGATGACCTCGCTCAATCCGGCGCTGACGGTCGGCCAGCAGATCGCGGAGAGCCTGTTGCTACACCGGTACGGCCGACAGCGATCGGATTCCTGGGTCAACGCGCTCCGCGAGATCCTCCCCGTCGTCGGTGGTAACGCCGTGACGGGACGGGTCCGCGAGGACGTGCTCGAACTGCTCGATGCCGTCGGGATTCCGGAGCCGACGACTCGAATCGACGAGTACCCCTACGAGTTCTCCGGCGGGATGCGCCAGCGGGTGCTGATCGCGATCGCGCTGGCCTGTCGTCCGAAGCTCCTGATCGCCGACGAGCCGACGACGGCACTGGACGTGACGATCCAGGCCCAGATTCTGGATCTGATCGACGACCTCCAGGCGGAGCTCGGGATGGCGGTGCTCTTTATCACCCACGACCTCGGCGTCGTCGCCGAGACCTGCGACCGCGTGGCGGTGATGTACGCCGGAGAGATCGTCGAGGAAGGGCCAGTCGGGGAGATCTTCCACAATCCGTCACACCCCTACACCTACACGCTGCTGGAGTCGATCCCCCGTGCGGACACAGAGCGACTCACTCCCATCGGTGGGTCGGTGCCGAGCCTGATCGACATGCCCGAGGGGTGTCACTTCGCGCCGCGGTGTCCGTGGGCCACCGACGACTGCCGCCGGGGCGAGATCCCGTATCTCCAGCACGGGCCCGAGGGCGTCGACCACCGCTCGAAGTGCATCTTCGAGTCGTTCGACGCCGACGCTTACGGCGGCGACGCGGACGGCGTGGCCGCGAGCGAGACGACGCGGACGGACCGCACGCTCGTCGAGATCGACGGCCTGAAAAAGCACTTCTCGCGGGCGGAGGATCTGTTCGACAAGTATCTCGGGCGCGTCCCCGACGCCGTGCGGGCCGTCGACGGCGTCTCGCTGGACGTCTACGAGGGGGAGACCCTGGGGTTGGTCGGCGAATCGGGCTGTGGGAAGTCGACGACTGGCCGGACGATACTCCGGCTGCTGGAGCCGACCGACGGCACCGTGCTGTTCGCCGGGGACGATCTGGCCGGCCTCGACTCGGACGCGCTGCGCGGGAAGCGCCGAGACATGCAGATGATCTTTCAGGACCCGCTGTCGAGTCTCGACCCCCGGATGACTGTCCGACAGACGATCACGGAGCCGCTCCAGATCCACGACTTGCCCGACGCGGACGACGAGCGGTCGAAGCGACAACAGCGCCGCGAGCGCGTCGAGGAACTGGTCGCGGCCGTCGGACTCGACGTGGCACAGCTCGACCGGTATCCCCACGAGCTGTCGGGCGGCCAGCGCCAGCGCGTCGGCATCGCACGCGCGCTCGCGGTCGATCCCGACTTCATCGTCTGTGACGAGCCCGTCTCGGCGCTGGACGTGTCCGTCCAGGCCCAGATCATCAATCTCCTGGAGGATCTGCAAGGCGAGTTCGGCCTCACCTATCTCTTTATCGCCCACGATCTCTCCGTGGTTCGTCACATCTGTGACCGGATCGCCGTGATGTACCTCGGCGAGATCGTCGAGGTCGCCGACACGCCGGCCCTGTTCGACGACCCCAAACACCCGTACACGAAGTCGCTGCTGTCTGCGATCCCGGTGGCCGATCCCGACGCCGACTCGGATCGCGTCATTCTGAAGGGGGACGTGCCCAGCCCGATCGACCCGCCCAGTGGCTGCCGGTTCCACACGCGCTGTCCGTCGGTCATCCCGCCCGAGGACATCGAGATCGAGCAGGCGACGTTCCGCGAGGTGATGGACTACCGCCAGCGCGTCGAAAACGAACGGATCGACCTCGACGCGGCGTGGGACGCGGCCGCGGGCGAGACGAGCGCGACCGTCGCGGACGGGGGGCGGCCCCACGAGCGAGCGTCTCGCTCGGCGTTCAAATCCGCGCTGTTCGAGGATCTGTTCGAGCACCCGCCGACGGGCCGGAACCGCGAGGTCGTCGCCGAGTCGTTCGAGCACCTCGCGACAGAGGACTGGGACGGGGCCGAGACGGTCCTGCGTGACCGCTTCGAGAGCGTCTGCGAGCGGTCCCATCCCGAACTCGGCGACCGCGCCCATCCGGCGGCCTGCCACCTGGTCGAGAACGGCGACATCGACCGATCGTGA
- a CDS encoding DUF7529 family protein, with the protein MSDPAQRANTPFDRVVGPWERVIDEMHATAERHREDGKRVIDCHPGDVATLTGDPRTDAASTGDIEPDRRVGLDAVLPGSEFEAVQAVLRDRDPDRVEVFRARGNGLVFLLLSLSCGDSVVLLPLYYEREDADALRSIARDSGFPVHVRPLTDGERVRVTVDDPELCVPSRS; encoded by the coding sequence ATGAGTGACCCAGCCCAGCGAGCGAACACTCCCTTCGACCGCGTCGTCGGCCCGTGGGAACGGGTGATCGACGAGATGCACGCGACGGCCGAACGACACCGCGAGGACGGAAAACGGGTGATCGACTGTCATCCCGGCGACGTGGCGACGCTCACCGGCGACCCCCGGACGGACGCGGCGTCGACCGGCGACATCGAGCCGGACCGCCGCGTCGGCCTCGACGCCGTCCTCCCGGGATCGGAGTTCGAGGCGGTTCAGGCGGTGCTGAGAGATCGGGACCCGGACCGCGTCGAGGTGTTTCGGGCGCGTGGCAACGGCCTCGTCTTCCTGTTGCTCTCGCTCTCGTGTGGCGACAGCGTCGTCTTGCTCCCGCTGTACTACGAGCGCGAAGACGCGGACGCGCTCCGATCGATCGCCCGTGACAGTGGGTTCCCGGTCCACGTCCGACCGCTGACCGACGGCGAACGCGTGCGCGTGACAGTCGACGATCCCGAGCTCTGTGTGCCGTCTCGCTCGTAG
- a CDS encoding DUF5806 family protein, with product MTDGASPDETDEQRSRAEPSSTEPDAADGSEPADDESLDAADGDSLETDVPADVRKYDRFKKIDGGTYDRANEFLRERTYVTAREWAIARLCADFRTETGVEMTKIGENLPELVPFMTDTYTPQAVNQARASFEEKVRKAGATFLYGAMCDFFTAEELDDVMYEATEVAKFLLEVEGVELSVEEELETEDQISEVMRDVREHSAALRHDEVSCPECGHDIDVGEET from the coding sequence ATGACAGACGGCGCGTCCCCCGACGAGACCGACGAACAGCGCTCACGAGCCGAGCCGTCGTCGACCGAACCGGACGCGGCCGACGGGTCCGAGCCGGCCGACGACGAGTCCCTCGACGCTGCCGACGGCGACTCTCTGGAGACGGACGTTCCGGCCGACGTACGCAAGTACGACCGCTTCAAGAAGATCGACGGCGGGACCTACGACCGGGCCAACGAGTTCCTGCGGGAACGGACCTACGTCACCGCCCGCGAGTGGGCGATCGCCCGCCTCTGTGCGGACTTCCGGACCGAGACCGGCGTCGAGATGACCAAGATCGGCGAGAACCTCCCCGAACTGGTCCCGTTCATGACCGACACGTACACGCCACAGGCGGTCAATCAGGCCCGCGCGTCCTTCGAGGAGAAGGTCCGCAAGGCCGGCGCGACGTTCCTCTATGGTGCGATGTGTGACTTCTTCACGGCCGAGGAACTCGACGACGTGATGTACGAGGCCACGGAGGTCGCGAAGTTTCTGCTGGAGGTCGAGGGCGTCGAACTGAGCGTCGAGGAGGAACTGGAGACCGAAGACCAGATCTCGGAAGTGATGCGCGACGTTCGCGAACACTCCGCGGCGCTGCGCCACGACGAGGTGTCCTGCCCGGAGTGTGGCCACGATATCGACGTTGGTGAGGAGACGTGA
- a CDS encoding universal stress protein, with amino-acid sequence MHVLLGVGGSDLSYQALDETIERAREAGDEVTVAVFDGHETDAGGDEVQERVRERLDETGFEAEIRLLSGDPGSRLVDVAESEGFDRIVLGSGERSTLGKIQLGSIAEFVLLNAQTPVTLIR; translated from the coding sequence ATGCACGTCCTACTCGGAGTCGGGGGCAGCGATCTCTCCTATCAGGCCCTCGACGAGACGATCGAACGAGCACGCGAGGCCGGCGACGAGGTGACCGTCGCCGTCTTCGACGGCCACGAGACAGACGCGGGCGGAGACGAAGTCCAGGAACGGGTCCGCGAGCGGCTCGACGAGACCGGCTTCGAGGCCGAGATCAGACTGCTCAGCGGCGATCCGGGAAGTCGACTCGTCGACGTCGCCGAGAGCGAGGGGTTCGACCGGATCGTCCTGGGCAGCGGCGAGCGGTCGACGCTGGGCAAGATCCAGCTCGGTTCGATCGCCGAGTTCGTCCTGCTGAACGCACAGACCCCGGTGACGCTGATCCGATGA
- a CDS encoding GNAT family N-acetyltransferase translates to MTRRYPDEPAGTFPAPPRQVTDREGRSIQLRRADATDRTALIEMYKQFDPADRAQGIPPARETAIERWLENILDTDRYNVVASHEGDLVGHATLVPDDDDGYELAIFVLSAYQGAGIGTELVETLLGHGQSEGIEQVWLTVERWNDPAIALYRKVGFETSNSERFEQEMAIRLA, encoded by the coding sequence ATGACGCGACGCTATCCAGACGAGCCGGCCGGTACGTTCCCGGCACCGCCCCGCCAGGTGACCGACCGTGAGGGCCGTTCGATCCAGTTGCGACGCGCGGACGCCACCGACCGGACGGCGCTGATCGAGATGTACAAGCAGTTCGATCCCGCCGACCGCGCCCAGGGCATCCCGCCGGCCCGCGAGACGGCCATCGAGCGGTGGCTGGAGAACATCCTCGATACGGACCGGTACAACGTCGTCGCGAGCCACGAGGGCGATCTGGTCGGCCACGCGACGCTGGTCCCCGACGATGACGACGGGTACGAGCTGGCGATTTTCGTCCTCTCGGCGTACCAGGGAGCGGGAATCGGGACCGAACTCGTCGAGACGCTGCTGGGCCACGGCCAGTCCGAGGGGATCGAGCAGGTCTGGCTCACCGTCGAACGGTGGAACGATCCCGCGATCGCTCTCTACCGGAAGGTCGGCTTCGAAACGTCGAACAGCGAGCGGTTCGAGCAGGAAATGGCGATCCGGCTCGCTTGA
- a CDS encoding universal stress protein produces the protein MDIDLVLAPVDGSNQSEAAVEYALAIADAYDAEIHLLFVLDETLIRAIEADEVDADAIADQHQVFAAEMQSRLDDRGHEAGLNHSTAAGFSPTRLRQSPGSVILDVAEDLDADFIVVPREPGSDDSVDAIGRAALYVIEYASQPVLSV, from the coding sequence ATGGACATCGACCTCGTGCTCGCGCCGGTGGACGGCTCCAATCAGTCCGAGGCGGCCGTCGAGTACGCGCTGGCCATCGCCGACGCCTACGACGCCGAGATCCACCTCCTCTTTGTCCTCGACGAGACGCTGATTCGCGCGATCGAGGCCGACGAGGTCGACGCCGACGCGATCGCCGACCAGCATCAGGTCTTCGCAGCCGAGATGCAGTCCCGACTCGACGACCGGGGCCACGAGGCCGGACTGAACCACTCGACCGCCGCCGGCTTCTCGCCGACGCGGCTCCGCCAGTCCCCGGGAAGCGTCATTCTCGACGTGGCAGAGGATCTCGACGCCGACTTCATCGTCGTCCCCCGCGAGCCGGGCAGCGACGACTCGGTGGACGCGATCGGCCGCGCGGCGCTGTACGTCATCGAGTACGCCAGCCAGCCCGTACTCTCCGTCTAG
- a CDS encoding universal stress protein translates to MFDTVVIATDGSATAERAVTAALDLAGQFDATVHALYVVDSGEVAGSPEAVREEFEQALATTGGKALTFAREAAEAEEEEDAVVTTVREGDPAKEICRYAEEIDADVIATGTRGRHGEHGYLLGSVAEGVVRRAEMPVLTVRQLEEATNGL, encoded by the coding sequence ATGTTCGATACCGTCGTCATCGCGACGGACGGCTCCGCAACGGCCGAGCGGGCCGTCACCGCCGCGCTCGACCTCGCCGGCCAGTTCGACGCGACCGTCCACGCGCTGTACGTCGTCGACTCCGGAGAGGTCGCCGGTTCTCCGGAGGCCGTCCGCGAGGAGTTCGAGCAGGCGCTCGCGACCACCGGCGGCAAGGCGCTGACGTTCGCTCGGGAGGCCGCCGAGGCCGAGGAAGAGGAGGACGCCGTCGTCACGACCGTCCGCGAGGGCGATCCCGCCAAAGAGATCTGCCGCTACGCCGAGGAGATCGACGCCGACGTGATCGCCACCGGGACCCGTGGCCGCCACGGCGAACACGGCTACCTGCTGGGCAGCGTCGCCGAGGGCGTCGTCCGCCGGGCCGAGATGCCCGTGTTGACCGTCCGACAGCTCGAAGAGGCGACGAACGGGCTGTAG
- a CDS encoding DHH family phosphoesterase produces MDDWLIDDERLSLERKSILPGEGFFLPDSIEEEEQEREAAEQMESTEVVVIADPDADGLACVALVREALGSGSLVPAGPHELDEALEWAAEYVEADATLVICDLCPDSESDIAALDDLTARVDDVRWYDHHQWNEDLGAAVDDSGVDRTVGDSDEVCTADVALAQLEYDFDDRFAELAAVTRDHDLWIRDDERSDDLADLSYWIEPEEYIEAVLEHGPDLSPEWHEFIEEKRVEKEALIEKAVERAQLRDVGEWTVGVTYGRCSQNEVAEALREQGADAAVIVKPAGSASIRGTETFERCHEVAAQVNGGGHPRAAGCKPDVYDDMLDYAHHWSTRGAVAKQAIVDAFKRLPEEPEAAE; encoded by the coding sequence ATGGACGACTGGCTCATCGACGACGAGCGGCTCTCGCTGGAGCGGAAATCGATCCTCCCGGGGGAGGGATTCTTCCTCCCGGACTCGATCGAAGAGGAAGAGCAGGAACGCGAGGCCGCCGAGCAGATGGAATCGACCGAGGTCGTCGTCATCGCCGACCCGGACGCCGACGGGCTGGCCTGCGTCGCGCTCGTTCGCGAGGCGCTTGGCTCGGGATCGCTGGTCCCCGCCGGTCCGCACGAACTCGACGAGGCGCTCGAATGGGCCGCCGAGTACGTCGAGGCCGACGCCACGCTGGTGATCTGTGATCTCTGTCCCGACAGCGAGAGCGACATCGCCGCTCTCGACGACCTGACCGCTCGCGTCGACGACGTGCGCTGGTACGACCACCACCAGTGGAACGAGGACCTCGGCGCGGCGGTCGACGACAGCGGCGTCGACCGTACCGTCGGCGACTCCGACGAGGTCTGTACCGCGGACGTGGCCCTCGCACAGCTGGAGTACGACTTCGACGACCGTTTCGCCGAACTCGCCGCCGTCACGCGAGACCACGACCTCTGGATCCGCGACGACGAGCGCAGCGACGACCTGGCGGACCTGAGCTACTGGATCGAGCCCGAAGAGTACATCGAGGCCGTCCTCGAACACGGCCCCGACCTCTCGCCGGAGTGGCACGAGTTCATCGAGGAGAAGCGCGTCGAGAAAGAGGCCCTCATCGAGAAGGCCGTCGAGCGCGCCCAGCTGCGCGACGTGGGCGAGTGGACCGTCGGCGTCACCTACGGCCGCTGCTCCCAGAACGAGGTCGCCGAGGCCCTCCGCGAGCAGGGTGCCGACGCCGCCGTCATCGTCAAGCCCGCCGGCTCGGCCTCGATTCGGGGCACCGAGACCTTCGAGCGCTGCCACGAGGTCGCCGCCCAGGTCAACGGCGGCGGCCACCCCCGCGCTGCGGGGTGCAAGCCCGACGTGTACGACGACATGCTCGACTACGCCCATCACTGGAGTACTCGCGGTGCGGTGGCGAAGCAGGCCATCGTGGACGCGTTCAAGAGACTACCCGAAGAGCCAGAAGCGGCGGAGTAG